A portion of the Hoplias malabaricus isolate fHopMal1 chromosome 1, fHopMal1.hap1, whole genome shotgun sequence genome contains these proteins:
- the numa1 gene encoding nuclear mitotic apparatus protein 1 isoform X3, with protein sequence MTLHQSKEAALLAWINGLLVGERVQTITGLKDGAVLLKLVYKLKGEEPSKAPVHLPESERMSIVFTFLRSVYENEQCIPLTEFNSNDDLLDLQLAKVLLLLCYYGLNERLLPQVTYETEIQMAAMFHLVRSGSSLSEALDKLLTSKALIHCSSTSSESSYSDGSPFFARSRSPLVTFLELNPVASTSFVSSPIQDLMNTPQVQLRKLRKDLVREGDIRDELERELSERITTISERETEISQLQHRLQRVLRDKEQMEQENRTALLELQQKNDGLLARVHEVLKQCHDLKTDNKQKDNRIDKLLEENGSLAAQIRNAFAQLARAEEAVSKLTEAHESSQTEWGNRRETLLKELSKALSDRESLSEQIQILQSKISVLEDELSKVSTQVQEKGEVLGPVMEREKLKQELADLTLKLSQLEETISRLEREKLDTEELLLQERTHFERETLRLQGLISDLQQSVNSIQAEREAQEVSSREYQMQLTAQIAALESELAHLKKLEVQLAAEISLSAELRKQRGELEAKVTSLENTVNSLRTRCKGMEVECESQQEVLNVLRADLQKAQTSLVEYEGKLSDHKKVVEENASLHARISALDKTVAVLQNEIDGERERGQNILAFSEQQKAQMEDKFRKQEEKSHEMFAELETLSQELHKMKQQKLEAQSCIEKLTEEGKALRDNLAEERDQAQSQLELVKKAKDEAELKLQHIITENQRKISQLQAEIEETVASLKQSESEMFALKDRLSTKEEHLHLQQQELARLQSEAEVLQTKLLEQEGNLQQLSHNVTSRDMEIQKLKVELNLKGEEIQSLKSTIQSLETESSEMRDLLQKEVEEQRLTVSHLKSQLAEAESLISLKDKALEDLAQNLKNLTEELSTEKDRAATLETVLKAAKKDQEIGEQTLKLDMAQLRQEIEGHLKHLEELLAEIKSLKEQIRDQQYTVLQKEQEASILDTKYKALEENFCLLQNKLAEATTLAMKSQSELLTLQTEAEHQESIRDKAQEIEETQRKELQRQVTELQTQVNELTSQASERESFIVSLQEKMKEQEDLKQKLLQESEAALQRELEKVVALQGQLESVVHQVAAKNELLESTDGKLKWMELLCQQKESIISETSQARETLEKTVTELCTKQNQELDKYQKELETLQKEKEQLTSVSTSLQNQCQVLQATNKGQQDALSALKADLQNTQNEYKKDLETLKYSKEQLQSVNQSLQNECQSLKTGNQEQQEALNTLKTDFQNTREEYKKKQEILKKEKEQLGLVNQSLQTECQKFQAEVKEQQHALNTLKANLQKTQEEHQKEVETLTMEKDQLSSTNQSLQTECQSLQAEVKEQKNALNILKANLQDTQEGYQKELDTFKMEKDQLSSVNQSLQTDCQKFQAEVKEQQHALNTLKANLQKTQEEHQKELETFKMEKDQLSSVNQSLQTDCQNLQAEVKEQQNTLDTLKANIQKTLEEHQKELETFKMEKDQLSSVNQSLQTDCQKFQAEIKEQQHALNTLKANLQKTQEEHQKELETFKIEKDQLSSVNQSLQAEVKEQKDALNILKANLQDIQEGYQKELDTFKMEKDQLSSVNQSLQTDCQKFQAEIKEQQHALNTLKANLQKTQEEHQKDLETFKMEKDQLSSVNQSLKTECQNMQAKVKVLLTDLQNTKDEQKQKLETLSKEKDHLLSVNISLECQCQSLQLESKRQQEALISIKADFQNTEDRYMKDQEMLKEESKHLSSINQTLQTECKSLQAELTSQQSTQDKYKKDLETLNKEKDNLLSVNQFLQRECDASGLLQNELEGKLAELNESVQLLKELVKQRDKQVQELQEELKVKTEAVEHYKVQMDKAKTHYNCKKQLLVEEQEARQALQISLETNESEVKALRTELKLASMELENAKVSEKNLLVKVKNLETQLREQRKQADTGAQVKHKEDVCLKVPVELQNTSTDSLELDLDDSLNVAGKPAIPGESSTPLLRSSERLAAKRRTQDQGSLETLYFTPMNPRGKKHDILKHQDKLETSIISLGDLTLDSAKKLQSSAKRRRTTQVINITMTKKAPGEEAEESFYSLHASQSQPNLATQKSRPISLGISEEQSSSDKLLGLPGYRRSNVHGTAPPRATSTFCVGSEYEPEHVADDWMRIAELQSRNKACLPHLKSSYPLESRPSLGFSVLPVTDEDVRFGDPEETIRRASMAPGQLMDTLSSHRLSLAPPLANRDHASSQPQRYSMLPGQISTSTAALRSSQQNSRASTKAHSAKTYELRTNCSPLAPKRPASQIQDPDTPEAKKLASCFPRPATPKNRFPRSTASGSQNRPPSPADRRQSMAFVIDNTPKKPGRVDSRLQRGINKLRNSARKSPGSSRKTSSAAAAAKTQSPFSQRTQRKSPRINTKSPKIPTSAKKNLPSGGLI encoded by the exons ATGACTTTACATCAATCAAAAGAGGCTGCTCTTTTagcctgg ATAAATGGTTTGTTAGTTGGGGAGAGAGTGCAAACCATCACAGGGCTGAAAGATGGAGCGGTTCTTTTGAAACTTGTCTATAAACT AAAGGGGGAGGAACCCAGCAAGGCTCCTGTTCACTTGCCAGAATCAGAGCGCATGTCCATCGTCTTCACCTTCCTCCGCA GTGTGTATGAGAATGAGCAGTGTATCCCACTGACAGAATTCAACTCAAATGATGATCTCCTTGACCTCCAGCTTGCCAAG GTTTTGTTGCTGCTGTGCTATTATGGGCTGAATGAGAGGCTACTGCCTCAGGTGACTTATGAAACAGAG ATTCAGATGGCAGCAATGTTCCATTTGGTTCGGAGCGGATCCAGCCTATCTGAGGCTCTTGACAAACTCCTCACTTCCAaag ctttgATCCACTGTTCCAGTACAAGTAGTGAATCATCGTACAGTGATGGTTCCCCTTTCTTTGCCCGTTCTCGTTCTCCTcttgttacatttctggagcTCAACCCTGTTGCGTCCACCTCATTTGTCAG TTCCCCGATCCAGGATTTAATGAACACCCCTCAGGTTCAGCTGAGGAAGCTGCGAAAGGACCTTGTTCGTGAGGGAGACATACGAGACGAGCTAGAGCGAGAACTTTCTGAAAGAATCACCACCATCTCAGAAAGAG AGACAGAGATTTCGCAGCTGCAGCACAGACTCCAGCGTGTGCTTAGAGATAAGGAGCAGATGGAGCAAGAAAACAGAACTGCTCTCCTGGAGCTGCAACAGAAAAAtgatgg ACTTCTGGCAAGAGTTCATGAGGTGTTGAAACAGTGCCATGATCTCAAAACggacaacaaacaaaaagacaatCGAATTGATAAACTGTTGGAGGAGAATGGATCTCTAGCCGCTCAG ATTCGGAATGCATTTGCTCAGCTGGCGAGAGCTGAGGAGGCAGTCTCTAAACTAACAGAAGCTCATGAATCGTCTCAGACTGAGTGGGGGAATAGGAGAGAAACACTACTGAAAGAACTCAGCAAGGCCCTGAGCGACAGG GAGAGTCTTAGTGAGCAGATTCAGATTTTACAAAGCAAGATCTCAGTTCTGGAAGATGAGCTTTCCAAAGTCTCTACACAAGTCCAAGAGAAGGGAGAGGTTCTGGGGCCTGTTATGGAG agagagaaactgaaacAAGAACTGGCAGACCTTACACTGAAATTGTCACAGCTTGAAGAAACCATTTCCCGCCTTGAGAGGGAAAAGTTGGATACTGAGGAGTTGTTGTTACAAGAGAGAACACATTTTGAAAGGGAAACACTCCGCCTTCAGGGGCTAATTTCTGATCTTCAACAGTCAGTAAACAGTATTCAGGCAGAAAGAGAGGCTCAGGAAGTGTCCTCAAGGGAGTACCAAATGCAACTTACTGCCCAAATAGCAGCTTTAGAATCTGAGCTTGCTCATCTCAAAAAGCTGGAAGTCCAACTCGCAGCTGAGATCTCCCTCTCTGCAGAACTTCGTAAGCAGCGAGGAGAGCTAGAGGCTAAGGTCACTTCCCTGGAGAACACAGTTAATTCTCTGAGAACAAGGTGCAAGGGGATGGAGGTGGAGTGTGAGTCACAGCAGGAGGTTCTTAATGTCCTCAGGGCTGACCTTCAGAAAGCACAGACCTCCCTTGTGGAGTATGAAGGAAAACTGTCAGATCATAAAAAAGTGGTAGAAGAGAATGCTTCTCTTCATGCCAGAATCTCTGCTCTGGACAAAACTGTGGCTGTTCTGCAGAATGAAATTgatggtgagagagaaagaggtcaAAACATCCTTGCTttttcagagcaacagaaagcTCAGATGGAAGACAAGTTCCGAAAACAGGAGGAAAAGTCCCATGAGATGTTTGCAGAACTAGAGACTCTGAGTCAGGAGCTCCATAAGATGAAGCAGCAGAAACTTGAAGCTCAATCATGTATAGAAAAACTTACAGAGGAGGGAAAAGCACTTAGAGACAATCTAGCGGAGGAACGTGATCAAGCCCAGTCACAACTGGAGCTAGTAAAGAAAGCCAAAGATGAGGCTGAGCTGAAACTTCAGCATATCATTACGGAAAATCAGAGGAAGATCTCTCAGTTACAGGCTGAGATAGAGGAAACAGTAGCTTCACTGAAGCAAAGTGAGTCTGAAATGTTTGCCTTAAAGGATAGATTATCTACCAAAGAAGAACACCTTCATTTACAACAGCAGGAACTTGCTCGTCTGCAGAGCGAGGCAGAAGTTCTTCAGACAAAGCTTTTGGAGCAAGAGGGGAATTTGCAGCAACTGAGTCATAATGTGACTTCCAGAGACATGGAGATTCAGAAACTGAAGGTGGAGCTTAATTTGAAAGGGGAGGAGATCCAGTCCCTTAAATCCACCATTCAGTCCCTTGAAACAGAGTCCTCTGAAATGCGTGACCTTCTTCAGAAAGAAGTGGAGGAACAAAGACTGACTGTTTCCCATCTTAAATCGCAGCTTGCTGAAGCTGAGAGTCTAATCTCTCTGAAAGACAAAGCTCTGGAAGATCTTGCTCAGAACTTGAAGAATTTGACAGAAGAGCTTTCCACAGAGAAGGATAGAGCTGCTACTTTGGAAACTGTGCTCAAGGCTGCCAAAAAAGACCAGGAAATCGGGGAGCAAACCTTAAAACTGGATATGGCACAACTCCGACAGGAGATTGAGGGACATCTGAAGCACTTGGAGGAGTTGCTGGCTGAGATTAAATCTCTCAAAGAACAAATAAGAGACCAGCAGTACACAGTGCTACAGAAAGAACAAGAGGCTTCCATTTTAGACACTAAATACAAAGCCCTGGAAGAAAACTTTTGTCTCCTCCAGAATAAACTAGCAGAAGCCACAACACTTGCCATGAAAAGTCAGTCCGAGTTACTCACTCTTCAAACAGAGGCTGAGCATCAGGAGAGCATAAGAGACAAAGCTCAGGAAATTGAGGAGACCCAGCGTAAAGAACTTCAAAGACAAGTGACTGAACTTCAAACTCAAGTTAATGAGCTTACAAGTCAAGCATCTGAAAGAgaatcatttattgtttctcTTCAAGAAAAGATGAAGGAACAAGAAGACTTGAAACAAAAGCTTCTACAAGAATCTGAAGCAGCTCTTCAGAGGGAACTTGAGAAGGTTGTTGCACTCCAGGGCCAACTGGAGTCTGTTGTGCATCAAGTAGCTGCTAAAAATGAGCTACTGGAGTCTACTGATGGGAAGCTCAAATGGATGGAGCTCTTGTGCCAACAGAAAGAGTCCATCATTAGTGAGACTAGTCAAGCCAGAGAGACCTTGGAGAAGACTGTGACTGAGCTTTGCACCAAGCAAAATCAAGAGCTGGACAAGTACCAGAAAGAGCTAGAGACCTTACAAAAGGAGAAGGAGCAACTAACCTCAGTGAGCACTTCCCTTCAGAATCAGTGCCAAGTCTTGCAAGCAACAAACAAGGGTCAGCAGGATGCTCTGAGTGCACTTAAAGCTGACCTACAGAACACCCAGAATGAATATAAGAAAGATCTGGAAACCTTAAAATATTCAAAGGAGCAACTTCAGTCTGTCAACCAGTCTCTACAGAATGAGTGCCAGAGCTTGAAAACAGGAAATCAAGAACAACAGGAGGCTCTGAACACTTTAAAGACAGACTTTCAGAACACTAGAGAGGAGTACAAGAAAAAGCAAGAAATTCTGAAAAAGGAGAAGGAACAGCTGGGATTAGTCAACCAGTCCCTCCAAACTGAGTGCCAGAAATTCCAGGCAGAGGTCAAGGAACAGCAGCATGCTCTGAATACCCTGAAGGCAAACCTGCAAAAGACTCAGGAAGAACACCAAAAAGAAGTAGAGACCTTAACAATGGAGAAAGACCAGTTATCCTCAACCAATCAGTCCCTCCAGACTGAGTGCCAGAGCTTGCAAGCAGAGGTCAAGGAGCAAAAGAATGCTCTGAATATCCTGAAGGCAAACCTGCAAGACACTCAAGAAGGGTACCAGAAAGAACTGGACACCTTCAAGATGGAGAAAGACCAGCTGTCCTCAGTCAATCAATCCCTCCAGACTGATTGCCAGAAATTCCAGGCAGAGGTCAAGGAACAGCAGCATGCTCTGAATACCCTGAAGGCAAACCTGCAAAAGACTCAGGAAGAACACCAAAAAGAATTGGAAACCTTCAAGATGGAGAAAGACCAGTTGTCCTCTGTCAATCAATCTCTCCAGACTGATTGCCAGAACTTGCAGGCAGAGGTCAAGGAGCAGCAAAACACTCTGGATACCTTGAAGGCAAACATACAAAAGACTCTGGAAGAACACCAAAAAGAATTGGAAACCTTCAAGATGGAGAAAGACCAGTTATCCTCAGTCAATCAATCTCTCCAGACTGATTGCCAGAAATTCCAGGCAGAGATCAAGGAACAGCAGCATGCTCTGAATACCCTGAAGGCAAACCTGCAAAAGACTCAGGAAGAACACCAAAAAGAATTGGAAACCTTCAAGATTGAGAAAGACCAGTTATCCTCAGTCAATCAGAGCTTGCAAGCAGAGGTCAAGGAGCAAAAGGATGCTCTGAATATCCTGAAGGCAAACCTGCAAGACATTCAAGAAGGATACCAGAAAGAACTGGACACCTTCAAGATGGAGAAAGACCAGCTGTCATCAGTCAATCAATCCCTCCAGACTGATTGCCAGAAATTCCAGGCAGAGATCAAGGAACAGCAGCATGCTCTGAATACCCTGAAGGCAAACCTGCAAAAGACTCAGGAAGAACACCAAAAAGATTTGGAAACCTTCAAGATGGAGAAAGACCAGTTATCCTCAGTCAATCAGTCCCTCAAAACTGAGTGCCAGAACATGCAGGCAAAGGTCAAGGTACTCTTAACTGACCTGCAGAACACCAAAGATGAACAAAAGCAAAAACTGGAAACCTTAAGTAAGGAGAAAGATCATCTCTTGTCAGTCAATATTTCTCTTGAATGTCAGTGCCAGAGCCTGCAGTTGGAAAGTAAACGGCAACAAGAGGCACTGATTTCGATAAAGGCAGACTTTCAAAACACTGAGGATAGGTACATGAAGGACCAAGAGATGTTAAAGGAGGAGAGCAAGCATCTCTCTTCAATCAACCAAACACTTCAGACTGAGTGTAAGAGCTTGCAGGCTGAGCTCACTAGTCAACAGAGCACCCAAGATAAGTATAAGAAAGATTTGGAAACTTTGAACAAAGAGAAAGACAATCTTTTGTCAGTCAACCAGTTTCTCCAGAGGGAGTGTGATGCCTCTGGGCTACTTCAAAATGAGCTAGAGGGAAAGCTGGCAGAGCTGAATGAATCTGTCCAGCTTCTGAAAGAGTTAGTCAAGCAAAGAGATAAGCAGGTCCAAGAACTTCAGGAGGAGCTCAAGGTGAAGACTGAAGCTGTGGAGCACTACAAAGTGCAA ATGGATAAAGCAAAAACACACTACAACTGTAAAAAGCAGCTGCTGGTGGAAGAGCAGGAGGCACGACAGGCTCTTCAGATTTCTCTGGAGACCAATGAGAGTGAGGTCAAGGCCCTGAGGACGGAGTTAAAACTGGCCTCTATGGAATTGGAGAATGCCAAAGTCTCTGAGAAGAACTTGCTGGTCAAGGTCAAAAACCTAGAGACACAG TTACGAGAGCAGAGGAAGCAGGCAGATACCGGAGCGCAGGTAAAACACAAGGAGGATGTTTGCCTGAAAGTCCCGGTGGAACTTCAGAACACCAGCACTGACAGCCTGGAACTTGACCTGGACGACTCTCTGAACGTTGCTGG TAAGCCGGCAATTCCAGGTGAGTCCAGTACACCTCTGCTCCGCAGTTCTGAGCGATTAGCAGCCAAGCGGCGTACTCAAGATCAAGGCTCTCTTGAGACTCTATATTTTACTCCCATGAATCCTCGGggcaagaaacatgacatcttAAAACACCAGGACAAACTGGAGACTAGCATAATCTCTCTGGGTGACCTCACACTCGACTCTGCGAAGAAGCTCCAGTCTTCAGCCAAGAGAAGAAGGACCACTCAGGTCATCAACATTACCATGACCAAG AAGGCCCCTGGAGAAGAAGCAGAAGAGTCTTTCTATAGTCTGCATGCCTCACAGTCCCAGCCCAATCTGGCAACCCAAAAATCTCGCCCCATTTCATTGGGGATCTCTGAGGAACAGAGCTCTAGTGATAAACTCCTGGGTCTTCCAGGGTACCGCCGGAGCAATGTCCATGGAACCGCGCCCCCACGTG CTACGAGTACGTTCTGTGTAGGATCAGAATATGAACCTGAACACGTTGCTGATGATTGGATGCGGATTGCTGAACTACAGTCTCGGAACAAAGCTTGTTTACCTCATCTCAAGAGCAGCTACCCATTGGAGTCCAGG CCCAGTTTGGGGTTCTCCGTCCTTCCAGTCACTGATGAGGATGTTCGTTTCGGCGATCCAGAAGAGACCATCCGCCGAGCATCCATGGCCCCGGGTCAGCTGATGGACACACTCTCCTCCCACCGACTTTCCCTGGCCCCTCCCTTAGCCAACAGAGACCATGCCTCCTCCCAGCCTCAGCGCTACAGCATGCTGCCAGGGCAGATTAGCACTAGCACTGCAGCACTTAGATCTTCTCAGCAGAATTCCAGAGCTTCAACAAAAGCACACTCGGCAAAAACATATGAACTCAGGACGAACTGCAGCCCTTTGGCTCCTAAGCGCCCCGCCAGTCAGATACAGGACCCGGATACACCTGAG GCTAAGAAGCTGGCCAGCTGTTTCCCTCGACCGGCCACTCCAAAGAACAGGTTTCCTCGCTCCACAGCCAGCGGCTCTCAGAACAGACCCCCATCTCCT gCTGATCGGAGGCAGTCAATGGCATTTGTGATTGATAACACACCCAAGAAGCCGGGTCGGGTTGACAGCAGACTTCAAAGAGGCATCAATAAACTCCGCAACAGTGCGAGGAAGTCCCCAGGCAGCAGCAGGAAGACGTCCAGCGCCGCTGCCGCTGCTAAAACTCAGTCTCCATTTTCACAACGAACACAGAGGAAATCTCCAAGAATCAACACCAAGTCGCCAAAAATACCGACCAGTGCAAAGAAG AATCTGCCCTCTGGGGGTCTGATTTAA